One region of Agelaius phoeniceus isolate bAgePho1 chromosome W unlocalized genomic scaffold, bAgePho1.hap1 SUPER_W_unloc_1, whole genome shotgun sequence genomic DNA includes:
- the LOC143692444 gene encoding serine/threonine-protein kinase pim-1-like yields MDIVANVTKLDVNVDLLEGKAHEALQERYRVGSLLGRGGFGSVCSGTRLSDGAPVAIKRVPRDRIRHWGELPDGSSAPLEIVLLAKVSRGCAAVIQLLEWLELPDSFLLVLERPERCQELSAFLAERGFLPEEEARALFRQVLEAVRHCTACGVLHRDIKPENILLDLASGQLKLIDFGCGAFLQDTAYTQFAGTLSYSPPEWIQHQRYHGEAATIWSLGLLLCHLVMGKHPFRRGQEIIRGRILFPRWLSQECQDIIKRCLSMQPSDRPSLEELFCHPWVQGVPLP; encoded by the exons ggaaggcgcacgaggccctgcaggagcggtaccgagtgggttcgctgctggggcgcggcgGCTTCGGCAGCGTCTGCTCGGggacgcggctctcggacggcgccccg gtggccatcaaacgCGTGCCGCGGGATCGcatccggcactggggcgagctg cccgacggcagcagcgcgccgctggagatcgtgctgctggccaaggtgtcCCGTGGCTGTGCCGCTGTcattcagctcctggagtggctcGAGCTCCCCGACAgcttcctgctggtgctggagcgtCCGGAGCGGTGCCAGGAGCTCTCGGCTTTCCTGGCGGAGCGGGGGTTCCTGCCGGAGGAGGAGGCGCgggcgctgttccgccaggtgctggaggccgtgcggcactgcaccgcctgcggggtcctgcacagggacatcaagcccgagaacatcctgctcgacctggccaGCGGGCAGCTGAAACTcatcgactttggctgtggcgcCTTCCTCcaagacacagcctacacccagtttgcag GAACCCTGTCCTACAGCCCACCAGAGTGGATCCAGCACCAGCGCTACCACGGCGAGGCAGcgacgatctggtccctgggcctcctgctgtgccacctggTCATGGGCaagcacccgttcaggaggggccaggAGATCATCCGGGGGCGGATCTTGTTCCCACGatggctctctcaag agtgccaGGATATCATTAAGAGGTGTTTGTCCATGCAACCCTCGGACAGGCCATCCTTAGAAGAGCTTTTCTGCCATCCTTGGGTGCAGGGTGTTCCTCTGCCCTAG